The DNA segment TTTATAAATGGTAATATAGTTCTAGCCAAAAATGGTTGTTTTTTCACGCCACCAGTAACTTCTGGTCTTCTTCCTGGCACAATGAGGGAGGAACTTTTAACTAAAAATAGAATTTCTGAAAAAGTATTAACAAAAAAAGACCTTTTTGATGCAGAGTCTGTATGGTTAATTAATAGTGTAAGAGGATTTGTAGAGGTCAAAATTCAACCTTAAAATTCATTATTTTTCACAATTTAAAATGATTTTTACACTTAAATTCGCCATAATTTCGCCATATTTATGATTTTCGAAAAAAATACTTGCAAATTTTCACAATCTATATTAGAATATGTGTTCGTACGTCTTTATTTCCATTTTCCAAGGGAGGAAAATCATGAAAGTATTGTTTCACCATCTCAAAAATTACAAGCTACAAGCAACGCTATCTACCTTGTTTGTAGTAGTCATGGTTATCTCACAACTGTGGCAACCAAAATTACTTCAGCAAGTCCTAGACGCCATCATGAAAGACAATATGGATGAAATTTCTTCCATAGGCGCACTTCTAATCGGTATTGCCGCAGTTGGCCTTATCGCTGGGATTCTAAACACAATTCTTTCAGCCAAAGTCGCTCAAGGCGTTGGCGCAGATATTCGTGAATCTAGTTTCCGCAAAATCCAAACATTTTCATTCAGTAATATTGAAAAACTTTCAACAGGTAATCTCGTTGTTCGTCAAACTAACGACATTACGCAAGTACAAAATTTAGTGATGCTTTCTTTACAATCGCTAACACGGATTCCTATCATGTTTATCGGGGCTTTTATCCTGGCGATGTTTACTTTACCTGAATTATGGTGGGTAATTATTGTGCTCGTTGTCCTGGTTGTCCTGATTGTGGTCTTCACTTTCGGTTCTATGGGGAAACATTTCGCGATTATCCAAAAATTAATTGACCGAGTGAATTCTATTGCGAAAGAAAACCTTGCTGGAATGCGCGTCGTTAAATCTTTTGTCCAAGAAGATAATGAAATCGGTCGTTTTACAACAGTAAGTGATAAATTAACACGTCACACTATCATTGTTGGGACACTTTTCTCTGTAATGATTCCTGCATTTATGCTCGTTTCTAACTTAGCCATTGTTGTTTCTATTTTCTTTGTTGGTGACATGGCTGCTGATAATCCTGAAGTTATCGGGGCTATCGCCTCATTTATGAACTACTTAATGCAAATTATGATGGCAATTATTATTGGTGGAATGCTGATGATGATGGCTTCTCGTGCGCTTATTTCCTTGAAACGTATTACCGAAGTTCTTGAAACAGAACCAGATATTACCTACAACGAAAATGCACCAGAACAAGATTTAGAAGGTACTGTTGAGTTCCGCAATGTTAGTTTCAAGTACGATGGAGATGATACTGCTGCGCTTAAAGATATTTCATTTAAAGCTAACGTTGGCGAAATGATTGGGATTGTTGGCGCTACAGGATCCGGTAAATCCACTCTTGCCCAGCTGATTCCTCGTCTTTATGATCCAACTGAAGGGGAAGTTATTATCGGCGGAACCAACCTAAAAGACATCAATAAAAAAACGCTTCGTAGCACAGTTTCCTTCGTACTACAACGCGCAATCCTTTTTTCTGGAACCATTGCCGACAATTTGCGTCATGGTAAAAAAGATGCAACAACGGAAGAAATGGAGCATGCAAGTAAAATAGCACAGGCGAAAGAGTTCATTGACAAGCAAGCAAAACTTTATGAAGCGTCTGTTTCTGAGCGTGGAAACAACTTTTCTGGCGGACAAAAACAACGTCTATCCATTACACGTGGCGTGATTGGCTCTCCGAAAGTACTTATTCTCGATGATAGTACGAGCGCGCTTGATGCAAAATCCGAGAAATTAGTCAAAGAAGCACTCAACAAAGAACTGGATGACACCACTACTTTCATCATTGCACAAAAAATCTCTTCTGTTATTCAAGCAGATAAAATTCTTGTGCTTGACCAAGGTAAACTAGTTGGTGTTGGTTCGCATAAAGAACTCTTGAAAGAAAATGAAATCTACCGTGAAATTTACGACACTCAAAAAGGCAAGGAGGTAACCGCATAATGAAAGAGTTTAAACAAATTAGCCGTTTTTTCTGGCATTATCTCCGGGGTTATAAGCCTCAACTTTTTGTTATTTTAATTGCTGTAATTTTCGCGACATATCTTCAAGTAAAAGCACCCCAATATATTGGTAACGCTGTTCAAGAGCTTGGTGATTATGTTGTCCGTTTAATGCAAACTGGAGTGGATGATAAGAGTGATTTCATTCATATCATTTGGATGCTGATTCTCTGCTATGTGCTGCTTGCTGGTGCTACTTTTATCCAAAGTATCATTATGACAGGGGTAGCTGGTAAATCGACGAATAGAATGCGTATAGGGCTTTTCCGCAAGATGGAAAAACTATCGATTCGTTTCTTTGATAGCCGTAATGATGGAGAAATGCTTAGTCGCTTCACTAGTGACTTGGATAACATCTCCAACACACTTAACCAAGCTTTGATTCAAGTATTATCAAACATTGCACTGATGATTGGTGTTATTATCATGATGTTCCAACAAAACGTCGAACTAGCCTTCGTTACTTTAATATCTGCACCGTTTGCGATAATTATTGCCACTATCATCATCCGAAAAGCTCGTAAGTACGTGGATATTCAACAAGACGAATTAGGTGTGCTAAATGGTTACATTGATGAAAAAATTTCTGGTCAAAAAATCATTATCACCAATGGTTTAGAAGAAGAAACTATTGATGGCTTTGTAAAACAAAATAATATCGTTAAAGACGCCACTTATAAAGGTCAAGTATACTCTGGTTTACTTTTTCCTATGATGCAAGGTATTTCATTATTAAATACGGCGATCGTCATCTTCTTTGGTGGATGGTTAGCTTTAAATGGTGATTTAGAACGTACAGCCGCTCTTGGGTTAATCGTTATGTTCGTTCAATATTCGCAACAGTTCTATATGCCACTAACACAAATTTCGTCCCAATATAGTTTACTACAACTAGCAATTACTGGTGCACGTCGTGTTAGCGAAGTATTTGCGGAAGAAGAAGAGGTTGAACGCGCTAACTTACAAACCATTGACGGTATTCATAAAGGTGTCAAACTAGATCATGTTGATTTCGCTTATGATCCTGAAAAACCGGTCCTAAAAGATGTTTCGATTGATGTAAGTAAAGGAAAAATGGTTGCACTTGTAGGGCCAACTGGTTCTGGTAAAACAACTGTTATGAACTTGCTGAATCGTTTCTATAATGTTGATGGTGGTTCCATTCTCTTTGATGATATTGACATTCGTGACATTCGACTGGATTCCTTACGAAAACAAGTTGGTATCGTATTGCAAGATTCTGTATTATTTACTGGAACTATTCGTGATAATATCGTTTTCGGTAAACCCGAAGCGACGGATGAAGAGGTTCTTGATGCAGCTAAACAAGCAAATATCCATGATTTCATTATGAACTTAGAAAATGGATACGATACAGAAATTAGTGATGAAAACAATATTTTCAGTGTTGGCCAAAAACAACTAATGAGTATCGCTAGAACTATTATTACAAACCCATCTCTTCTTATTCTTGATGAAGCTACTAGTAACGTAGATACCGTAACTGAAAGCAGAATCCAAAAAGCAATGGATAATGTTATCTCTGGTAGAACAAGTTTCGTCATTGCGCATCGCTTGAAAACCATCCTTGATGCCGACCATATCGTCGTATTGCACCAAGGAGAAGTAATTGAGCAAGGTAACCATGATGAACTAATGAAGGCAAAAGGATTTTATTCCGAGCTATATCATAATCAATTCGTTATTGAATAAAAAAAAGTCGATTTCCAAATTTAGGAAATCGACTTTTTTATGTTAATTAAACCAACCTTTTACGCCATCTGCTATATAGTTACCAGCGCTTGTAAAGAATGAGCCGACTGCTTGAGCGGAAAGTGCAAACCAATTTGCTTTTTCTACGTCATTAGCAGTTAATACATCAATATTTTCTGTTTGTTTCCCATCTAGGTAACCTAATTTGTCGCCACCTTTTAAGGATACTTCCATTTCACCCACTGCTGTATTTTTCTTAACAGGAACTTCTAATGTTTTGTCTTTTAATGTTACTTTTGTGCTTAGTTTAGGTGCATTATCATTTTTTGGTACGACTAGCTTCACTGCATCTTTTGTAACGAGTCCAACTGTATCTTCTTTTCCTTTATCTACTGCAATTGATGAAGGATCTTTCACTTTGGATCCAGCTTTTTGAACTTCTTTTACTTTAAAATTATTAAAGGAATAATCTAGCATTTTGTTCGTTTCATCAAAACGCGCACTTGTATGTTCTCCCGCGCCACCACCATTAGCATGAAGCACAACTGTAATAACACGCATACCGTCTTCTACAGCAGTCGCAGTTAAGCACATACCTGCATAATCAGTTGTTCCTGTTTTCAAGCCATCTACACCTTTACGACCATAAATTAAACCTGGTAGTAACCAGTTCCAGTTTGTCATGTCGATTTGATCAGATGTGCCTTTGCGGAATTCTTTTTTAGTTGTACTAGCTGTTTTAAGGACTTCTGGGTAATCTTTAATTAAATGTTTCGCAAGTTTTGCCATACCGCGAGCCGTCATTTTATTTTCATCTTTCGGGCCGCCTACTTGCTGGCCACCTTTTAAATCTTCATTATTAAGACCTGTAGAATTCACAAATTGGTGTTCGCCTAGTTTTAATTTTTCTGCTTTTTTATTCATTAAATCAACAAAAGCTTTTTCAGAACCAGCGACTTTTTCGGCAATAGCAATTGCAGCACCATTTGCAGAATAGATTGCCATTGCTTCGTATAATTCTTGTACAGTGTATTCTTCGCCCAGCCTTAGTGGTACGTTTGATAATGATCTATCTTGAGAGACTTTATACGCATATTCGGAAATGGTTACTTTATCATCCCATTTGATTTTTCCATCATTAATTGCTTCCAGTAACAAGTATTCATCCATCATTTTCGTCA comes from the Listeria welshimeri serovar 6b str. SLCC5334 genome and includes:
- the pbpD1 gene encoding D-alanyl-D-alanine carboxypeptidase PBPD1; translated protein: MKKIIKKTGIAIMAVSLAVSGFLVSPKAAQAAAEPTVNANAAIAIEESTGKILYSKDADKLMGIASMTKMMDEYLLLEAINDGKIKWDDKVTISEYAYKVSQDRSLSNVPLRLGEEYTVQELYEAMAIYSANGAAIAIAEKVAGSEKAFVDLMNKKAEKLKLGEHQFVNSTGLNNEDLKGGQQVGGPKDENKMTARGMAKLAKHLIKDYPEVLKTASTTKKEFRKGTSDQIDMTNWNWLLPGLIYGRKGVDGLKTGTTDYAGMCLTATAVEDGMRVITVVLHANGGGAGEHTSARFDETNKMLDYSFNNFKVKEVQKAGSKVKDPSSIAVDKGKEDTVGLVTKDAVKLVVPKNDNAPKLSTKVTLKDKTLEVPVKKNTAVGEMEVSLKGGDKLGYLDGKQTENIDVLTANDVEKANWFALSAQAVGSFFTSAGNYIADGVKGWFN
- a CDS encoding ABC transporter ATP-binding protein, whose product is MKEFKQISRFFWHYLRGYKPQLFVILIAVIFATYLQVKAPQYIGNAVQELGDYVVRLMQTGVDDKSDFIHIIWMLILCYVLLAGATFIQSIIMTGVAGKSTNRMRIGLFRKMEKLSIRFFDSRNDGEMLSRFTSDLDNISNTLNQALIQVLSNIALMIGVIIMMFQQNVELAFVTLISAPFAIIIATIIIRKARKYVDIQQDELGVLNGYIDEKISGQKIIITNGLEEETIDGFVKQNNIVKDATYKGQVYSGLLFPMMQGISLLNTAIVIFFGGWLALNGDLERTAALGLIVMFVQYSQQFYMPLTQISSQYSLLQLAITGARRVSEVFAEEEEVERANLQTIDGIHKGVKLDHVDFAYDPEKPVLKDVSIDVSKGKMVALVGPTGSGKTTVMNLLNRFYNVDGGSILFDDIDIRDIRLDSLRKQVGIVLQDSVLFTGTIRDNIVFGKPEATDEEVLDAAKQANIHDFIMNLENGYDTEISDENNIFSVGQKQLMSIARTIITNPSLLILDEATSNVDTVTESRIQKAMDNVISGRTSFVIAHRLKTILDADHIVVLHQGEVIEQGNHDELMKAKGFYSELYHNQFVIE
- a CDS encoding ABC transporter ATP-binding protein; the protein is MKVLFHHLKNYKLQATLSTLFVVVMVISQLWQPKLLQQVLDAIMKDNMDEISSIGALLIGIAAVGLIAGILNTILSAKVAQGVGADIRESSFRKIQTFSFSNIEKLSTGNLVVRQTNDITQVQNLVMLSLQSLTRIPIMFIGAFILAMFTLPELWWVIIVLVVLVVLIVVFTFGSMGKHFAIIQKLIDRVNSIAKENLAGMRVVKSFVQEDNEIGRFTTVSDKLTRHTIIVGTLFSVMIPAFMLVSNLAIVVSIFFVGDMAADNPEVIGAIASFMNYLMQIMMAIIIGGMLMMMASRALISLKRITEVLETEPDITYNENAPEQDLEGTVEFRNVSFKYDGDDTAALKDISFKANVGEMIGIVGATGSGKSTLAQLIPRLYDPTEGEVIIGGTNLKDINKKTLRSTVSFVLQRAILFSGTIADNLRHGKKDATTEEMEHASKIAQAKEFIDKQAKLYEASVSERGNNFSGGQKQRLSITRGVIGSPKVLILDDSTSALDAKSEKLVKEALNKELDDTTTFIIAQKISSVIQADKILVLDQGKLVGVGSHKELLKENEIYREIYDTQKGKEVTA